From Planctomycetota bacterium, one genomic window encodes:
- a CDS encoding Mrp/NBP35 family ATP-binding protein, with protein MALTQDAAMDALRQVQDPELFKDIVTLGMVKRVEVDGTKVDVTVELTTPACPMKDKIEADVRAALQGAGATDVRVELTADTRGAKVKQAENNPLPQVKNIIAVGAGKGGVGKSTISANLAIGLQRTGASVGLMDGDIYGPSMPTMLGIKGAVPKVKDGNKILPIRVHGIHAITIGSLVEQDKPLIWRGPMAHGAFKQLALENTEWPELDYLIVDLPPGTGDVPLTLCQILPLTGAVVVATPQQVAVDDAVRAVKMFQQLGAPVLGVVENMSVLVTESGEEVDVFGRGGAEQMAKDLQLDFLGDLPMFPEIRVNTDRGKPHANYENNPRLKEALETLVGQVAAAVSRRVVNAPEVELEIS; from the coding sequence ATGGCCCTCACCCAAGACGCCGCCATGGATGCCCTGCGCCAAGTGCAGGATCCGGAGCTGTTCAAGGACATCGTCACGCTCGGCATGGTCAAACGTGTCGAGGTCGACGGGACCAAGGTCGACGTGACCGTCGAATTGACCACGCCGGCGTGCCCGATGAAGGACAAGATCGAGGCCGACGTCCGGGCCGCACTGCAGGGGGCCGGGGCGACCGACGTGCGCGTCGAGCTGACCGCCGACACGCGCGGCGCGAAGGTGAAGCAGGCCGAGAACAATCCGCTGCCGCAGGTGAAGAACATCATCGCCGTCGGTGCCGGCAAGGGTGGTGTGGGCAAGAGCACGATCAGCGCCAACCTCGCCATCGGCCTGCAACGCACCGGCGCGAGCGTCGGGCTCATGGACGGCGACATCTACGGCCCGTCCATGCCGACCATGCTCGGCATCAAGGGTGCCGTGCCGAAAGTGAAGGACGGCAACAAGATCCTCCCCATCCGCGTCCACGGCATCCACGCGATCACCATCGGCTCGCTCGTCGAGCAGGACAAGCCGCTGATCTGGCGCGGGCCGATGGCGCACGGCGCGTTCAAGCAGCTCGCGCTGGAGAACACCGAATGGCCGGAGCTGGACTACCTGATCGTCGACCTGCCGCCGGGGACGGGGGACGTGCCATTGACGTTGTGCCAGATCCTGCCGCTCACGGGTGCGGTCGTCGTCGCGACGCCGCAGCAGGTCGCGGTCGATGACGCGGTGCGGGCGGTGAAGATGTTCCAGCAACTGGGCGCGCCGGTGCTGGGCGTGGTGGAGAACATGAGCGTGCTCGTGACCGAGAGCGGCGAAGAGGTCGACGTCTTCGGCCGCGGCGGTGCCGAGCAGATGGCCAAGGACCTGCAACTCGACTTCCTCGGCGACCTGCCGATGTTCCCCGAGATCCGAGTGAACACCGACCGCGGCAAACCGCACGCGAACTACGAGAACAACCCGCGCTTGAAGGAAGCGCTGGAAACACTCGTCGGCCAAGTCGCCGCCGCCGTCAGTCGCCGCGTCGTGAATGCGCCCGAGGTGGAGTTGGAAATCAGTTGA